A stretch of Sulfurimonas xiamenensis DNA encodes these proteins:
- a CDS encoding glycosyltransferase family 2 protein: MKIYGVVVLYNPDESIIKNINSYLNSLKKIYIVDNSEEKNIDLINRIKEISYKCEYIDNYGNKGIAHALNVGAKLAIKNGADWLLTMDQDTSFNNNDLEKTTVELFEIDINKIAVVAPSHYIGDDTKPFYNEIVMTSGNLLNLHLFQKIGEFDEKLFIDSVDTEYCLRIYSMGYKIKRISSIILKHNLGDIKKYKICGIKFRPTNHTFIRRYYIVRNRFYTWDKYKNLYPAFVKWEKIATFKQLIKIILFEKDKLKKIIFSFRGYFDYRKGRFGKYEK; the protein is encoded by the coding sequence ATGAAAATTTATGGCGTAGTTGTTTTGTATAATCCTGATGAATCTATAATAAAAAATATAAATTCGTATCTTAATAGTTTAAAAAAAATTTATATAGTTGATAATTCTGAAGAAAAAAATATTGATTTAATAAATAGAATAAAAGAAATATCTTACAAGTGTGAATACATAGATAATTATGGCAATAAAGGAATAGCTCATGCTTTGAATGTTGGAGCAAAATTAGCTATAAAGAATGGAGCTGATTGGTTGTTAACAATGGATCAAGATACATCATTTAATAATAATGATTTAGAAAAAACGACAGTAGAGTTATTTGAAATAGATATAAATAAAATAGCAGTAGTAGCACCCAGTCACTACATAGGAGATGATACAAAACCTTTTTACAATGAAATAGTAATGACTTCTGGAAATTTATTAAATTTACATCTATTTCAAAAAATAGGTGAATTTGATGAAAAGTTATTTATAGATTCTGTGGATACAGAATACTGCTTAAGAATATATAGTATGGGATATAAAATAAAAAGAATTTCATCTATTATATTAAAACATAATCTTGGGGATATTAAAAAATACAAAATATGTGGTATAAAATTTCGACCTACTAATCATACATTCATTCGTAGATATTATATTGTTAGGAATAGATTTTATACATGGGATAAGTATAAAAATTTATATCCAGCTTTTGTTAAATGGGAAAAAATAGCAACATTTAAACAATTAATAAAAATTATTTTGTTCGAAAAAGATAAATTAAAAAAGATTATATTTTCATTTAGAGGTTATTTTGATTATAGGAAAGGCAGATTTGGTAAATATGAAAAATAG
- a CDS encoding EpsG family protein → MIASKNLTISHETVILIFMGIILILIAGLRPLEYFADASNYLNKIYNNGGIFDTEPTFWLINQFNQLLLGGKEQIFFLIYAALGVSIKILAIKKLSLVPLLSIYLYICLYFLLHEMAQIRVGVASAVFLLAIPDIVNKNFKSYLLKTVIAIAFHYSALIMIVFYFISFKKINKNIYYSLPILGLILALAPNFIFSILTFSASILPSMLSNKIIMYLNFSKDGIHSDIHIFNIYIVSLLIIYYFSLFNLKKFESKLNTLLVKFLGLQLFIFFAFSCMPVFAWRLSEFIGISLVILIPHLIFIFKQKIFPIMFIIVWGGVYFWYVNVNLNLIVKF, encoded by the coding sequence TTGATAGCAAGCAAAAACTTAACTATTTCTCATGAAACAGTTATTTTAATTTTTATGGGAATTATATTGATTTTAATTGCTGGACTTAGGCCATTAGAATATTTTGCAGACGCATCTAACTATCTTAATAAAATTTATAATAATGGTGGCATTTTTGACACGGAACCAACCTTTTGGTTGATTAATCAGTTTAATCAACTTTTACTGGGTGGTAAAGAACAAATATTCTTTTTGATATATGCTGCCTTAGGTGTTTCTATTAAAATATTAGCAATTAAAAAACTATCCTTAGTTCCTTTATTAAGTATTTATTTATATATTTGTTTATATTTTTTATTACACGAAATGGCACAAATTAGAGTCGGGGTTGCAAGTGCAGTTTTTTTATTAGCAATACCTGATATTGTAAATAAGAATTTTAAAAGTTATTTATTGAAAACTGTCATTGCAATAGCTTTTCATTATTCGGCATTAATAATGATTGTTTTTTATTTTATCAGTTTTAAAAAAATCAATAAAAATATATATTATTCATTACCTATACTTGGTTTAATTCTGGCACTTGCTCCTAACTTTATTTTCAGTATTCTTACTTTTTCTGCGTCTATACTGCCTTCAATGTTATCTAATAAAATAATTATGTATTTAAATTTTTCAAAAGATGGCATCCATAGTGACATTCATATCTTTAATATTTACATAGTGTCGTTATTAATTATTTATTATTTTAGTCTTTTTAATCTCAAAAAATTTGAATCAAAGTTAAATACTCTTTTGGTTAAATTTTTAGGATTGCAACTTTTTATTTTCTTTGCTTTTTCTTGTATGCCGGTATTTGCATGGAGACTATCAGAATTTATAGGTATTTCTTTAGTGATTTTAATCCCTCATTTGATTTTTATTTTTAAACAAAAGATTTTTCCTATTATGTTTATTATTGTGTGGGGCGGGGTTTATTTTTGGTATGTCAATGTAAATTTA